A genomic segment from Segniliparus rotundus DSM 44985 encodes:
- a CDS encoding phthiocerol/phthiodiolone dimycocerosyl transferase family protein, with product MGLTRRPLSAVEAPYLVSNVIIGVTADLQGTVDRTVLRAALAALFTEYPVLMGRIEYTETGADLVVEDLNSEAESAVALIEEETWREDSPFTLDPTKRVSQVKIASAGDVSRLSLGIFHGIFDGMASAFIAVRLMWLYVNLLSGKDVEILPSQPTPKSPEQVLKERSVPIGPTGEDRLSGVVWNGVLPLAEALPEGACIWRPSWLLNLPLDISTDLRELAKAEDISLHSLICGAVLVAERSVHAGADSADQLLPFGLFSPVDMRNRISPPLSPVEVTNFAGVSRVKVQVSANSDIVEIGRLVQEQLRSDIKNGTVLSTLADPAESTGEEMKPSVATMVSNVGVVALPELLESLAPPNAQWLDIQLITQMDYSQLKHVIPSLPEGAVLPPAMGTYYHVYTVGEKLTISLRIVPGSHSPDLLAQIRSSISDLLIAAARRKHVNN from the coding sequence ATGGGTTTGACACGACGGCCGTTGTCTGCGGTAGAAGCTCCTTACCTAGTGTCTAATGTGATCATCGGAGTAACGGCGGATCTTCAAGGAACTGTCGACAGAACAGTGCTTCGGGCTGCCCTTGCCGCCCTATTCACAGAGTACCCGGTGTTAATGGGTAGGATCGAGTACACAGAGACCGGCGCCGACCTTGTCGTAGAGGACTTGAACAGTGAGGCCGAAAGCGCCGTCGCTTTAATCGAGGAAGAGACTTGGCGCGAGGATAGTCCGTTTACATTGGATCCCACCAAGAGGGTCAGTCAGGTGAAAATCGCCTCTGCCGGGGACGTGTCGCGGCTTTCTCTGGGTATCTTCCATGGCATTTTTGACGGCATGGCCAGTGCGTTCATTGCGGTGCGGCTCATGTGGCTCTACGTCAATCTTCTCTCAGGGAAGGACGTTGAGATCCTTCCTTCGCAGCCCACGCCGAAGTCCCCAGAGCAAGTGCTCAAAGAGCGCTCCGTGCCAATCGGCCCGACCGGCGAGGACCGGCTCAGCGGTGTGGTGTGGAACGGTGTCCTGCCTTTGGCGGAGGCGCTGCCCGAGGGCGCATGCATTTGGCGCCCTTCGTGGCTTTTGAACCTCCCGCTCGACATCAGCACCGATTTACGAGAATTAGCCAAGGCCGAGGACATTTCCTTACACAGCTTGATCTGCGGGGCTGTCCTTGTTGCGGAACGCAGCGTCCACGCTGGAGCCGATAGCGCGGATCAGCTTTTGCCATTCGGCTTGTTCTCCCCTGTCGATATGCGCAACCGCATAAGCCCCCCGTTAAGCCCGGTCGAGGTCACGAACTTCGCCGGCGTTTCACGAGTGAAAGTTCAGGTGTCAGCGAACAGCGATATTGTCGAGATCGGCAGACTCGTCCAGGAGCAACTGCGTAGCGACATCAAGAACGGGACTGTGCTGAGCACATTGGCCGATCCGGCCGAGAGCACCGGCGAGGAGATGAAGCCGAGCGTTGCGACAATGGTCAGCAATGTAGGCGTTGTTGCCTTGCCCGAACTGCTGGAGTCACTCGCGCCGCCGAACGCGCAGTGGCTTGATATTCAGTTGATCACACAAATGGATTACAGCCAATTAAAACATGTGATTCCTTCTTTGCCAGAAGGTGCAGTGTTACCGCCCGCGATGGGCACATACTACCATGTCTACACGGTTGGAGAAAAACTGACAATATCATTGCGGATCGTTCCTGGAAGCCACAGTCCCGATCTTCTCGCTCAGATTCGATCATCTATAAGCGATCTGCTCATTGCAGCCGCCCGACGAAAACATGTGAACAACTGA
- a CDS encoding phthiocerol/phthiodiolone dimycocerosyl transferase family protein, whose protein sequence is MDTAALLRAFGRLREEFPLLAGRVLAVDDGFDFVVDESCKAPQDVVRLLRAKPGTQVPPNLNPSSSLATLDVVTYDEDWHCVTPWCNHAAADGRLWLFLVQRLWSLYTQEADGAPESSLLPDAGRFPGAMEYLLAQRNIREGSITGEERLRGARWSGSPPRAGAMLAENFQLQSTRLQLNERLTTDLRALAARRSISMHGVVAGAVALAERAAFVDVPEGEPVPMAFISPVEMRARVVPPIAIDEVTNFMGTAYTQLEVSCENKLLELGKTLSDQLIADLKDGLILGAMASPTLPERGGVGVVLNNIGVIPSPSLPENLIAEDVAWSFYVEPGQMRSVLESMPKDAEVPMEVGSIYYFYSFCGMLNIDLMHMPGCASEQARKSLVRRVIQLLVETAQIKEVC, encoded by the coding sequence TTGGACACTGCTGCGCTGCTACGCGCATTCGGCAGGTTGCGAGAAGAGTTCCCACTGCTCGCTGGCCGGGTTTTAGCGGTGGACGATGGTTTCGATTTCGTTGTCGACGAGTCCTGCAAAGCGCCGCAAGATGTTGTACGACTGCTCCGGGCGAAGCCAGGTACTCAAGTACCACCAAATCTAAACCCCAGCTCAAGTCTGGCCACGCTCGATGTGGTCACGTACGACGAAGATTGGCATTGCGTGACCCCATGGTGCAATCATGCGGCCGCTGATGGGAGGTTGTGGCTCTTCCTGGTCCAAAGACTGTGGTCGCTGTACACACAGGAAGCGGATGGCGCACCGGAAAGCTCGCTGCTGCCCGACGCTGGCAGGTTTCCAGGGGCGATGGAATATTTACTGGCACAGCGAAACATCAGGGAAGGCTCCATCACCGGCGAGGAACGATTGCGCGGGGCAAGGTGGAGCGGGTCGCCTCCGAGAGCGGGAGCGATGCTGGCAGAGAACTTTCAGCTGCAAAGCACTCGACTGCAGTTGAACGAGCGCTTGACGACGGACCTCCGCGCGTTAGCGGCACGGCGGAGCATCAGTATGCATGGTGTCGTCGCTGGAGCGGTCGCATTGGCTGAGCGCGCTGCGTTCGTGGATGTCCCCGAGGGCGAACCTGTGCCGATGGCTTTCATCTCTCCCGTGGAGATGCGCGCTCGGGTGGTTCCGCCAATAGCGATAGACGAGGTGACCAATTTCATGGGCACTGCCTACACGCAGCTGGAGGTCTCCTGTGAGAACAAACTGCTCGAACTCGGCAAGACTTTGTCAGATCAGCTCATCGCAGACCTTAAGGACGGTCTAATACTCGGGGCGATGGCTTCGCCAACATTGCCGGAGCGCGGCGGTGTGGGGGTCGTCCTCAACAATATCGGTGTGATACCGAGCCCGTCACTGCCCGAAAATCTGATTGCGGAGGATGTGGCCTGGAGTTTTTATGTGGAACCCGGCCAGATGCGGTCTGTTTTGGAATCGATGCCAAAGGATGCCGAAGTCCCCATGGAAGTGGGCTCGATCTATTATTTTTACTCATTCTGCGGCATGCTGAACATCGACCTGATGCATATGCCCGGTTGCGCCAGCGAGCAGGCACGGAAATCTCTCGTGCGCCGGGTGATCCAGTTGCTCGTGGAGACAGCTCAAATCAAGGAGGTATGTTGA
- a CDS encoding phthiocerol/phthiodiolone dimycocerosyl transferase family protein, which translates to MLTVQRRRLTFAEESFIQVPTMETVAVACSVRGALDTALLKQAYHLLRKEFPIVGARVEQEDDGYVFVANESDEASFIRFEAQKGPWRFEDVLSPNFDLKETVSMVNVSSDGEQHRVTFFVNHAVVDGQHSIFLLNRLWSLYTELATSGSVAPRTPQRLPSAPFELMEKKYGYVAGKTPYAERFAQIRWSGSMPCAEELTGSESFVTNRLRLDQETTARLSQAGRRLGISMHGLVSGAIAVAERGNFTNLPEEEPLWLGLLTPIDFKDKLNPPLKIYEVTTLVGFSAVAVEVDTRSDIVTIGKRVIAQIKDDLADGTVQLTSVSPFPDLASRGYEPPVLISNLGVIPDFPLPAKLFHEDFRAYIHKDFSGLPTFISSFDQGATIPVLEASIYALSTFNGQLSIEVRNIPGTIKDADQKKILARIGELLVNCGSEQTRQEG; encoded by the coding sequence ATGTTGACTGTGCAACGTAGAAGACTGACTTTCGCCGAGGAGTCGTTCATCCAAGTGCCGACGATGGAAACAGTCGCTGTAGCCTGCTCAGTGAGGGGCGCGCTTGACACGGCCTTGCTAAAACAAGCATACCACCTCTTGCGGAAAGAATTCCCCATTGTGGGGGCCCGCGTGGAGCAAGAAGATGACGGGTACGTATTCGTCGCCAACGAATCGGACGAAGCCTCTTTCATTCGGTTCGAGGCGCAAAAGGGCCCCTGGCGGTTCGAAGATGTGCTTTCTCCTAATTTCGATCTCAAAGAGACTGTCAGCATGGTCAATGTCAGTTCGGATGGCGAGCAACATCGAGTGACTTTTTTCGTCAACCACGCAGTCGTGGATGGGCAGCACAGTATTTTTCTGCTGAACCGCTTGTGGTCTCTGTACACCGAACTCGCGACCTCTGGCTCGGTCGCCCCGCGCACACCGCAGCGGCTACCATCCGCCCCATTTGAGCTGATGGAGAAAAAGTACGGCTACGTGGCAGGGAAGACCCCGTACGCGGAGCGCTTCGCGCAGATCCGCTGGAGCGGTTCTATGCCCTGTGCAGAAGAGTTGACCGGGTCGGAGTCGTTCGTCACCAATAGATTGCGATTAGACCAAGAAACGACTGCCCGGCTAAGCCAAGCAGGGCGCCGCTTGGGCATATCCATGCACGGCCTAGTCTCCGGGGCCATAGCCGTCGCCGAACGCGGAAACTTCACTAACCTACCCGAGGAAGAGCCGCTATGGCTCGGTCTACTGACACCAATTGATTTCAAAGATAAATTAAACCCACCGCTCAAAATCTACGAGGTCACGACACTCGTCGGTTTTTCCGCTGTCGCGGTCGAGGTGGACACGAGGAGCGATATTGTCACCATAGGTAAACGAGTGATTGCGCAAATAAAAGACGATCTTGCGGACGGCACGGTACAACTGACCTCCGTAAGTCCGTTCCCAGACCTTGCGAGCCGGGGGTATGAACCGCCCGTGCTCATCAGCAACTTGGGTGTCATTCCGGACTTCCCACTACCAGCAAAGCTTTTCCATGAAGATTTCCGGGCCTACATCCATAAAGATTTCAGCGGCCTTCCAACCTTTATCTCCAGTTTCGACCAAGGAGCAACGATCCCTGTGCTCGAAGCTTCTATCTACGCCCTCTCGACGTTCAATGGCCAGTTGAGCATTGAGGTGAGGAACATTCCGGGGACCATCAAGGACGCAGACCAGAAAAAGATACTGGCGCGGATCGGTGAGCTACTCGTAAACTGCGGCTCGGAGCAGACACGGCAAGAAGGCTGA
- a CDS encoding VC0807 family protein: MRRKERKKRPNPEGAPGGIQQVLTAMSISPWAIIGTVVPILLYFVLTRIFGYSQQMALSCGVAVAASSIIWRMVRQHEVNQVELFVLFMLVVGLASSYITKQPRAILVVEACQGIIGACFVFASSFTREPIVSLILKPFFTKGNLVWEKAWQACRDSKPGFRRRIVQLNMIWAIVVLTWSGTSLAISLLLPLDYAVVLVLIPFITFSLTGFLAIKRLSKPLGIALLEFQEQNKEPAIEETQ, encoded by the coding sequence ATGCGAAGAAAGGAGCGAAAGAAACGGCCCAATCCTGAGGGTGCCCCCGGTGGAATACAACAGGTCCTCACAGCAATGTCGATATCCCCTTGGGCAATCATCGGGACGGTAGTGCCGATCTTGCTCTACTTCGTGTTGACCAGAATCTTCGGATACAGCCAACAGATGGCGCTAAGCTGCGGGGTCGCAGTTGCCGCGAGTTCCATCATCTGGCGCATGGTCCGGCAGCACGAAGTGAACCAAGTCGAACTTTTCGTGCTATTTATGCTTGTGGTAGGTCTCGCCTCTTCTTATATAACAAAGCAGCCGAGGGCTATCCTCGTTGTCGAGGCATGCCAGGGGATTATCGGGGCATGTTTTGTATTCGCGAGCTCGTTCACGCGCGAGCCCATTGTGAGTCTGATCTTGAAGCCGTTTTTCACCAAAGGGAACCTCGTGTGGGAAAAGGCTTGGCAAGCGTGCCGGGACAGCAAGCCTGGTTTTCGGAGAAGAATCGTGCAACTCAATATGATTTGGGCGATTGTCGTTCTTACTTGGTCAGGGACAAGCCTGGCGATAAGCCTCCTACTACCGCTCGATTATGCAGTTGTCCTTGTGCTTATTCCGTTCATCACGTTCAGTCTCACAGGGTTCTTGGCCATCAAACGCCTGTCGAAGCCATTGGGAATCGCTTTGCTCGAATTCCAGGAGCAGAACAAGGAACCTGCTATTGAGGAAACTCAATGA
- a CDS encoding L,D-transpeptidase, whose amino-acid sequence MRHRFIRRSAVLFAVLFPLVVPSLALAEPGDDSEDGSEPAPETAMQFEQRVYGAPNLSPADGEAVGIAQPVLVNFSKPVAPADRGRVQEAVTITTNPPQQGVFYWYGDKQLRWRPSQFWTPGTVVDVQAGATRTHYSIGDAFVTVADDATHQVTVTRNGKVIKTMPVSMGGDKFPTPNGTYYIQERLPTVVMDSSTFGIPTTAALGYKLNVQYATRISWSGIYLHSAPWAAGAIGKYDQSHGCLNLNPADAQWFMENSHRGDPVIVKNSKGGILSKGDGLGDWN is encoded by the coding sequence ATGCGCCATCGCTTCATCCGTCGTTCAGCCGTGCTTTTCGCCGTTCTGTTCCCCCTCGTCGTCCCCTCCTTGGCGCTTGCCGAACCGGGCGACGACAGCGAGGACGGCTCGGAGCCGGCCCCGGAGACCGCGATGCAGTTCGAGCAGCGCGTGTACGGCGCGCCGAACCTCTCCCCTGCCGACGGGGAAGCGGTCGGCATCGCCCAGCCGGTTCTGGTCAACTTCTCGAAGCCGGTCGCCCCGGCTGATCGGGGGAGGGTCCAAGAAGCTGTCACGATCACCACGAACCCGCCGCAGCAAGGCGTCTTCTACTGGTACGGCGACAAGCAGCTCCGCTGGCGCCCGAGCCAGTTCTGGACTCCTGGCACCGTGGTCGACGTGCAGGCGGGCGCCACCCGCACGCATTACAGCATCGGCGACGCCTTCGTGACCGTCGCCGACGACGCGACGCACCAGGTCACGGTGACCCGCAATGGCAAAGTCATCAAGACCATGCCCGTGTCGATGGGCGGGGACAAGTTCCCCACCCCGAACGGGACCTACTACATTCAGGAGCGTTTGCCCACGGTGGTCATGGACTCCTCCACGTTCGGCATCCCCACCACCGCCGCGCTCGGCTACAAACTGAACGTCCAATACGCGACGCGGATCTCCTGGAGCGGCATCTATCTCCACTCGGCCCCGTGGGCCGCGGGGGCTATCGGCAAGTACGACCAAAGCCATGGCTGTCTCAACCTGAACCCTGCCGACGCCCAGTGGTTCATGGAGAACTCGCACCGGGGCGACCCGGTGATCGTGAAGAACAGCAAGGGCGGCATCCTGAGCAAGGGCGACGGTCTCGGGGACTGGAACTAA
- a CDS encoding 3-hydroxyacyl-CoA dehydrogenase NAD-binding domain-containing protein → MSDYANTIRWEQDADGVVTLVLDDPNQSANTMNQDFGKSLAATVERLESEVEKIPGVVITSAKKTFFAGGDLNDLIKLQPEDAARFTDELNTLKGYLRRLEKLGKPVVAAINGAALGGGLEIALATHRRIVADVKGVQLGLPEVQLGLLPGGGGVTRTVRLLGIQNALMNVLLQGPRLNPSKAKDLGLVHELVGSVDELVPAAKAWIKANPEGGVQPWDQQGYKIPGGSPSTPSFAQFAPAIPANLRKQTHGAPMPAPRAIVAAAIEGAQVDFDNASLIETRYMVSLAVGQVAKNMTKAFFFDLQHINSGGSRPKDEPKHTPKKIGVLGAGMMGAGIAYVSAKAGFEVVLKDVTLEAAQKGKAYSEKIEAKALSRGKTTQEKSQALLARITPSADPADFAGVDFVIEAVFENVELKHKVFQEIQDVVEPDALLGSNTSTLPITILAEGVKRQEDFIGIHFFSPVDKMPLVEIIRGKNTSDKALAKVFDYTLAIKKTPIVVNDSRGFFTSRVIGTLTQEALLALQEGVEPVTIEQAGLQAGYPVGPLQLLDELTLTLPLKIAKETKAGVEASGGSVSQQENELIAILEELIEKHGRKGRSSGAGFYDYDAEGKRGLLWAGLREAFHSGTAEIPLKDLQERYLFAEALETVKCFDEGVLTSVPDANIGSIFGIGFPAWTGGVSQYIDGYPGGVAGFVERAKELAAAYGERFTPPASLLARV, encoded by the coding sequence ATGTCTGACTACGCAAACACCATCCGCTGGGAACAGGACGCCGACGGCGTCGTCACGCTCGTGCTCGACGACCCGAACCAAAGCGCGAACACGATGAACCAGGACTTCGGCAAGTCGCTCGCCGCGACGGTCGAACGTTTGGAGTCCGAGGTCGAGAAGATCCCCGGCGTCGTGATCACCTCCGCGAAGAAAACCTTCTTCGCGGGCGGCGACCTCAACGACCTGATCAAGTTGCAGCCCGAGGACGCGGCGCGGTTCACCGACGAGCTGAACACGCTCAAGGGGTACTTGCGCCGGTTGGAGAAATTGGGCAAGCCCGTGGTCGCCGCGATCAACGGCGCGGCGCTCGGCGGCGGTCTCGAGATCGCCCTCGCCACCCATCGTCGCATCGTCGCCGACGTGAAGGGCGTCCAGCTGGGCTTGCCGGAAGTGCAGCTGGGCCTGCTCCCCGGCGGCGGCGGCGTCACCCGCACGGTCCGCCTGCTCGGCATCCAGAACGCCCTCATGAACGTGCTGTTGCAGGGTCCGAGGCTGAACCCGTCCAAGGCGAAGGACCTCGGCCTCGTGCATGAGCTCGTCGGCTCGGTGGACGAGCTGGTCCCGGCCGCGAAGGCCTGGATCAAAGCCAACCCCGAAGGCGGCGTGCAGCCCTGGGACCAACAGGGTTACAAGATTCCCGGCGGCAGCCCCTCCACCCCGTCGTTCGCCCAGTTCGCGCCGGCGATTCCGGCGAACCTGCGCAAGCAGACCCACGGAGCCCCGATGCCCGCGCCGCGCGCGATCGTCGCGGCCGCCATCGAGGGCGCCCAGGTCGACTTCGACAACGCCTCGCTCATCGAGACCCGTTACATGGTGTCGCTGGCTGTCGGGCAGGTCGCGAAGAACATGACCAAAGCGTTCTTCTTCGACCTGCAGCACATCAACTCGGGCGGCAGCCGGCCCAAGGACGAGCCCAAGCACACGCCGAAGAAGATCGGTGTGCTCGGCGCCGGGATGATGGGCGCGGGCATCGCGTACGTCTCGGCCAAGGCCGGGTTCGAGGTGGTCCTCAAAGACGTGACCCTTGAAGCCGCGCAAAAGGGCAAGGCGTACTCCGAGAAGATCGAAGCCAAGGCGCTCTCCCGGGGCAAGACCACGCAGGAGAAGTCGCAAGCCCTCCTCGCCAGGATCACGCCGAGCGCGGACCCCGCCGATTTCGCGGGCGTGGACTTCGTCATTGAGGCGGTGTTCGAGAACGTCGAGCTCAAGCACAAGGTCTTCCAAGAGATTCAGGACGTCGTCGAGCCGGACGCGCTGCTCGGCTCGAACACTTCGACCCTGCCGATCACGATCCTCGCCGAGGGGGTGAAGCGCCAGGAGGACTTCATCGGCATCCACTTCTTCTCGCCAGTGGACAAGATGCCCCTCGTGGAGATCATCCGGGGCAAGAACACCTCGGACAAGGCGCTCGCGAAGGTCTTCGACTACACCCTCGCGATCAAGAAGACCCCGATCGTCGTCAACGACTCCCGGGGCTTCTTCACCAGCCGCGTGATCGGCACCCTCACCCAAGAGGCGCTGCTCGCGTTGCAGGAGGGCGTCGAGCCGGTCACTATCGAGCAGGCGGGCCTGCAGGCCGGGTATCCGGTCGGCCCGCTGCAACTCTTGGACGAGCTCACTCTGACGCTGCCGTTGAAGATCGCGAAAGAGACCAAGGCGGGCGTCGAGGCTTCTGGCGGCTCTGTGAGCCAGCAGGAGAACGAGCTCATCGCCATCCTGGAGGAGCTGATCGAAAAGCACGGCCGCAAAGGCCGCTCTTCCGGGGCGGGGTTCTACGACTACGACGCCGAAGGCAAGCGCGGCCTGCTGTGGGCCGGTCTGCGTGAAGCCTTCCATTCCGGCACGGCGGAAATCCCGCTCAAGGATTTGCAGGAGCGCTACCTTTTCGCGGAAGCGCTTGAGACGGTCAAATGCTTTGACGAAGGCGTGCTCACCTCGGTGCCGGACGCGAACATCGGCTCGATTTTCGGCATCGGCTTCCCGGCCTGGACTGGCGGCGTGTCGCAGTACATCGACGGATATCCCGGCGGCGTCGCTGGCTTCGTCGAGCGCGCCAAAGAGCTCGCGGCCGCATACGGGGAGCGTTTCACGCCTCCCGCTTCGCTGCTCGCCAGGGTGTAA
- a CDS encoding acetyl-CoA C-acetyltransferase yields MPEQVYIYEALRTPRGKQKGGSLNSVKPLDLVTGLLRELKARHGGLDPKDIDDVILGVVSPIGDQGAVIARTAALAVGLEGVPGTQINRFCASGLEAVNLAAARVASGWDQLVVGGGVESMSRVPMGSDGGALFSDPATSYDLYIAPQGIGADLIATIEGFTREDVDTFAVSSQDKAERAWTGGYFAKSVVPVKDINGVTILDHDEHRRPGTTVEGLGKLKPAFTTIGDQGGFDAVALQKYHSVERIEHVHTGGNSSGIVDGSGIVLVGSEAAGKRAGLTPRARIVATAQVGSEPTIMLTGPTPATELALKKAGLTVEDIDVWELNEAFASVVLKWIKDLRLDPDKVNVNGGAIAMGHPLGATGAMILGTVVDELERRQARYGLVTLCIGGGMGVATIIERV; encoded by the coding sequence ATGCCCGAGCAGGTGTACATCTACGAAGCTCTCCGAACCCCCAGGGGCAAGCAAAAAGGCGGCTCGCTGAACAGCGTCAAGCCCCTTGACCTCGTGACCGGGCTCCTGCGCGAGCTCAAAGCCCGTCACGGCGGCCTGGACCCCAAGGACATCGACGACGTCATCCTCGGCGTCGTCAGCCCGATCGGCGACCAGGGCGCGGTCATCGCCCGCACCGCCGCGCTGGCCGTGGGGCTTGAGGGGGTCCCGGGCACCCAGATCAACCGCTTCTGCGCCTCCGGCCTTGAGGCCGTGAACCTCGCCGCGGCCCGAGTCGCCTCCGGCTGGGACCAGTTGGTCGTCGGCGGCGGCGTGGAGTCGATGTCCCGCGTCCCGATGGGCTCGGACGGCGGCGCGCTCTTCTCCGACCCTGCGACGAGCTACGACCTGTACATCGCCCCGCAGGGCATCGGCGCGGACCTCATCGCCACGATCGAGGGCTTCACCCGTGAAGACGTGGACACGTTCGCGGTCTCCTCGCAGGACAAGGCCGAGCGCGCATGGACCGGCGGCTACTTCGCCAAGTCTGTCGTGCCGGTGAAAGACATCAACGGGGTCACCATTCTCGACCACGACGAGCACCGCCGCCCCGGCACCACCGTCGAAGGCCTCGGCAAGCTCAAACCAGCTTTCACCACCATCGGCGACCAGGGCGGCTTTGACGCGGTGGCGCTGCAGAAGTACCACAGCGTCGAGCGCATCGAACACGTCCACACCGGCGGGAACTCTTCGGGCATCGTGGACGGTTCGGGCATCGTCCTCGTCGGCAGCGAAGCCGCCGGCAAACGGGCAGGCTTGACTCCGCGCGCCCGGATCGTCGCAACGGCCCAGGTCGGCTCCGAGCCGACCATCATGCTCACCGGGCCGACCCCCGCGACGGAGCTGGCGCTCAAGAAAGCGGGCCTCACCGTCGAGGACATCGACGTCTGGGAGCTCAACGAGGCGTTCGCGTCCGTGGTGCTCAAGTGGATCAAGGATCTGCGCCTCGACCCGGACAAGGTCAACGTCAACGGCGGCGCCATCGCGATGGGCCACCCGCTCGGCGCGACCGGCGCGATGATCCTCGGCACTGTTGTGGACGAGTTGGAGCGCCGCCAGGCCCGTTACGGCCTGGTCACCCTGTGCATCGGCGGCGGCATGGGCGTCGCGACCATTATCGAGCGCGTCTGA